The sequence TATAGACACCTAAGATGTTAGTTGGAAATAGCTTTGTGCTTTGTGTTTCTTTATCAAAaggaataatataaattttgaaagagATATCAATAATTTATTCCTCTGTACTTACCATTCGATTTTCTATTGCGTTACGAAATGCCTTCGCATCGCACAATCTACTACAGTTACTAGATTGTATATGCTCATCTCGAACAATTGCCCGACCCATTTGTCTTATCAAATCATGCATCCATAGCAAATTGTCGACAGGATCTTCATTACTCTCAATTAAAGACTTATCAATGAGAACACTTATTTCTATATTCACAAAGGAATTACCATCATCTAGTATGCTTACTGCAATGTCTCTAGAAAAAGTTGAATTAAACAAGCAAGCAATGTCAAGAAATGTATCCTTGATCCCTTGATCATCTAGTCCTTCGTAACTGATTCTTAATACATCTTGAATTTCTGGGTTTGGAATTCTTTTCAGCGTCTTCAATGCACTTTCCCAATCTTTTTCAATTCTAGACCAAAGGAACGAACCCAAGACCTTTAGAGCTAATGGGTTTCCATTTGCGTAACTTGTCACTCCTAACACCATTTCATCATCAATGgcttgagaaatatttttacgAAAAGCATGCAAGTGGAAGAGCTCAAGAGATTCATTCTGATTTAACCTCTCAACCTTGTAAATATCATCAGCTACTTTCTTAAGGACTTGCTTATTTCTAGATGTAACAATGATTCTACTGCCAGAAGCAAGTTGATTATATCCTTCAACTAAAGCatccaagtggattgaattatCCACATCATCCAAAACAGCGAGTACCTTTTTACGTTTAAGTCTATCAAGAATAAAAGGTGATATTACAAATGGGGTATCCATCCTTAGAATAGCTTCATCATTTAACAACTCGGATAGAAGTTTTTTTCTCAAATGATTTGGTCCATGTCTTGCATATTCTTCTCTAACATTCCAAACAAAGTAGCGACCTTCAAAGTGACAATATGATAATCTTTGATATACAGCACTAGCAAGGGTGGTCTTACCAATACCTCCCATGCCCCATATGCCTATAATGTGAACATTTGTTGAGccaatagataataataattcaatttcatggATCTTTTCTTCAATTCCAATGAGGTGGCTTCTAAGGGAATTCTCTTTTGAGAGATATTTAGTCAATTTCAATGATATGTTTTCAACAATCTTTCCAACCAATTTGCACTCAGGCCTACATGAAACAAGATAATACAGTTGTTAAGAAAAATAGGACAAACATCTTAGTAAAAAGATAGGTACAcggagaaaaagaaagcaatttaaattatcatttagttATTGGCATTGTTCAATTCTAAATGTTTGTTGCGATTTTTCTTGTGATTCAAGAATGAAAGCAATGGTATTTTTgactaatttttattatttttatatcttttattttattgtctttatcatttttaaatagaatttattgTTCATCATCATTTTAGAGCAAATTTTCAGTACTCCTGGAATTGTACCTCCTTCTCTGACAAATGTGTAGGGAATACAACTCCCGGGAGTAGTGTAGCTCTTTTACATTTGTCGTTCATTTAGGAAAAAATGCACTTAATAGTAcataaacttttatttattttttgttttgtaatgcTTAAGCTAATGGTAGATGCATCAATCAtcactatatttatatttttaataaaataaccacaaagttataaataattaacagtACTATGAGctcttcaaaaaattaaaagtgttATAGCTAGCTAGTAGATATTAGTTAAAAGTATAGAGTGAATATATACATTGGAATTTCATagaaattaattgaagaagtaTATACGTGAAAATTTTCCTAAAAGTATGGAAGTATATACATACGGGAGCGTTGCATGCGAATgaaacaaattcaaatgtagcttagagaaataaaaaatgtagCTGAGAAGCAATCGCCATAGTTTTGTCTGACCGTAGAGCCATGAATCAAAATGAAAACATCTTAGATAGGCTATTCGTATAAATTAATGCAGATTTTTAGTCCATAACTTATTGATAGAGAAACCTACATGCGAAGAAAATTTACTACTttacctataaaaaaaaaaaaaaggaaagaaagaaaatttactGCAGTAAAATAGACTATGTCACAACTCAATAAATGTACGTATAAAACTTTGTAACTAAAGGTTTTAATCACGATCAATCAAGCCATGACAAAAACCCCATGATGCAGTGCTGAGCTAGCTTATCTGTTGTAAAGTGGTTAAGCTGAGTTAGTTAAGTTCTAGAAACTAGTGTGCATATGTTTAACTTGTATAAAAAGATGATAAATTAATGAAATCCTTATCAGGAAACTTCCAGGAAAATTTGTAGCATGTTTCTCCTACCTTTTCTCTCAACTTTTCTTAGTtatttagattttctttttaattctcttttttgtGACATGGTATCCAAGCTGAGATAATTGATCTTGTGAATTCAAGCATGGCAGATTCAATTGTGAGTGCTAATGCAGACAAAATGAGTGGTTCGTTAATTAGTCTTACTATTTCCAAGTAGTATTCCTAAGCTTGATGATGAGAATTTCCTAGTTTGGAAATCTTAGATTTAATGATTTTGAGAGGACACAAGCTTGATAAGCTTTTGCTTATGGATGAAGCAGAGTTTATGAGGGAATTTATCTCCAATGAAGTTGAAGTCACCGAAGAAAGCTTGCTGAAATATTATCTTGAGCAATAGTTGTGGATTTTGCAAGATCACCTTTTGCTAGGATGGTTAGTTGTTGCAATTTCTGTTGAATAGCTTGAGATTTGGTAGGTTTGAAGACATCTATAACAATTTGGACTTCACTTAAGGAAACTTATGCTTCTCAATCAGAGGTAATGATGCTTCAATTAAGAAATCAGCTTACGAACTATAAAGAAAAGGGCCATGAATGTTATCGATTACtgcaagaagatgaagaaaatttCTGATCAAATGTTTGTAGGGGGATTTTTTGTGTCAGAGAAGGAACTTGTAATGTGTATTTTAACTAGCTTAGGTCTTGAATATGAGATGGTCAGAGTCAATAAAATAAACAGACCTCCTTTACCAAGTTTACAAGAGGTAAAAAATTTCCTTATCCATTATGAAACTACAATTGAGCAAAAGAATGTTGTTACTATATACCATACTGCAAATCTTACCTCTGCGTTTAATAGTCAAATGCAACTTAGAAATAATACCTTATCCCCATTAACATTAGGAAATACCTCTTTTGTAAGTGTTAACTCATATGTTGAAAATATTCATTCATACATTGATGTTTCTAATCATGAGGGAACTGGATCTGGCAAGATAAATGTTAATGAGTATCACGTGAAAAGAGGTTTTTATGACAATAGAGGTAAAGGGTATTGTGGAAAAGGCAGGGGCAAAATATAAGTAGTCGAACTTGGAAGCCCTAATGTCAAATTTGTGGCTTAATTGGGCTCTTGCTAATGTTTGTTATTATAAGATTCTATCTCAGGAAGTTCTGtttttcaaggataaaattttggTTCTCAAGGTCCTTATTTAGTTGTAAATCCAAATTTTTAGAATCCTCTTATGTCTTTTGGTGTGGATGTTCACTTTGCACAGCTGCACAGGCCTAGTTTTACTAATCATGTTTTACTTATTTCAATGCCTCAAAGTTAGTATAGTTAAATAACTCCTAGAGCTTTTGGGAATTTTATGTCACAAAATGTTAATAATCCTTCTGGTTATGGACACTATGGTATTGGCTTGCCACTAAAAAATGCAGAGGGAACTCATTCAGGTGGTCATTTTGGCATTAATTTGCCTATGAATAATTATTGTTTCTCTTAATAAGCTTCTGCTCATCTTGCAGCTACTCCTGTGCTAATTAGAGATCTAAAATAGTATTTAGAAAATGGAGCCATTAATCATGTGGTTTCTAATGGAAATCATTTGCTACAGAAGCTGGAGTACAATGGAAACACCAAATTGCTTGTTGGAAATGGTTAGGAGCTTGACATTACAAGTGTAGGTAATACACTTGTTCATTCTCTATCTTGTCCAAACCTATGCCTTAACATTAAAAAGTGTTTTAATTGTGCCAAAGATAGCAAAGAACTTATTAAGTGTCTTACAGTTAACCTCTGATAATAATGTTACTATTGAATTTGATGAAAATAACTGTTTGATTAAAGACAAACAGCTAGGGGTATTGGTTCTCAAAGAAACACTTAAAGATGGTCTCAATAAGCTACAAGTTCTATATCACAAGTCATCTTAAAAAAGCAACACATATTGGCAACTAACAGTTATCTTAAAGAGCTACAAATACAAAAACACTAACGAATACAACCATGTGTGTACCGGCAAGAATTGGTTCTTCTAATATTAG comes from Ziziphus jujuba cultivar Dongzao chromosome 6, ASM3175591v1 and encodes:
- the LOC132804074 gene encoding disease resistance protein RPV1-like, which translates into the protein MGGIGKTTLASAVYQRLSYCHFEGRYFVWNVREEYARHGPNHLRKKLLSELLNDEAILRMDTPFVISPFILDRLKRKKVLAVLDDVDNSIHLDALVEGYNQLASGSRIIVTSRNKQVLKKVADDIYKVERLNQNESLELFHLHAFRKNISQAIDDEMVLGVTSYANGNPLALKVLGSFLWSRIEKDWESALKTLKRIPNPEIQDVLRISYEGLDDQGIKDTFLDIACLFNSTFSRDIAVSILDDGNSFVNIEISVLIDKSLIESNEDPVDNLLWMHDLIRQMGRAIVRDEHIQSSNCSRLEPQQSKSEIKENVNLCRGAFSNMHNLQILKIYCCDDISISEFVKVYTDNIAGHEFKLSTPKGLDPYLSDKLRYFQWDFYPLNSLPSKFNLQNLVQLVLRGSRVEKLWNYKVQPLPLLRMIDLSYSKFLTQLPDLPQARKLESINLEGCTSFVQVFSSLQNLDKLTYLNLNGCSKLRDFFRKASKSTGYMEVAALEELKKF